In Maridesulfovibrio sp., a single genomic region encodes these proteins:
- the rny gene encoding ribonuclease Y: MFGDFFLILFGMALGAAGGYALHRYVNSKRLADSQGLADRIVQEARKEAEAMKKEIRLQAQDEVYGLKKEQENEYKEMERTLKRQEERLQEKEERLEQKLEKVANKESEVVALEKRMIKQEKKLETLREELEKRKDDHERKLQEVSGLTAEEAREKLMTEIESRTRHEAAKMVRAIEVEAKEEGSRKARKILALAIQRYSGDYVNEQTVTAVTLPSEDMKGRIIGREGRNIRALEAATGVDLIIDDTPETVVLSAYSPLRREVAKQALERLIHDGRIHPARIEDIVSKVEQEMDVKLREIGEQATFDVGVHGIHPEIVKLLGQLQYRTSFSQNVLQHSLEVAFLCGIMAAELGMDEKIAKRAGLLHDIGKAVDHEVEGPHAVIGADLAKKHGESKEIIHAIQAHHEDVPPKSVLATLVQAADSLSGARPGARKELLENYVKRLEELENVATGFDGVSKAYAIQAGREIRVMVDADRVSDDNTHMLCKDIATKIENNMTYPGQIRVTVIRERRSVGYAK, encoded by the coding sequence ATGTTTGGGGATTTTTTTCTGATTTTATTTGGAATGGCCCTGGGTGCCGCAGGCGGTTATGCCCTGCACCGGTATGTTAATTCCAAACGCCTAGCCGATTCGCAAGGGCTTGCTGACAGAATAGTTCAGGAAGCCCGCAAGGAAGCTGAAGCCATGAAGAAGGAAATAAGGCTTCAGGCGCAGGATGAAGTATACGGCCTCAAGAAAGAACAGGAAAACGAGTACAAAGAAATGGAGCGCACCCTCAAAAGGCAGGAAGAGCGTCTCCAGGAAAAAGAAGAGCGTCTTGAGCAGAAGCTTGAAAAAGTTGCCAACAAGGAATCCGAAGTTGTTGCTCTTGAAAAGCGCATGATCAAGCAGGAAAAGAAACTTGAAACCCTGCGTGAAGAGCTTGAAAAACGCAAGGATGATCATGAACGCAAGCTGCAGGAAGTCTCCGGGCTGACTGCGGAAGAAGCTCGTGAAAAGCTCATGACCGAAATCGAGAGCAGAACCCGCCACGAAGCCGCCAAGATGGTCCGCGCAATCGAGGTGGAGGCCAAGGAAGAAGGTTCCCGCAAGGCCCGCAAGATTCTGGCTCTTGCCATCCAGCGCTATTCCGGCGATTACGTCAACGAGCAGACCGTGACAGCCGTCACACTGCCTTCCGAAGACATGAAAGGACGCATCATCGGACGCGAAGGCCGCAATATTCGCGCCCTGGAAGCTGCCACCGGTGTTGACCTCATTATAGACGACACTCCGGAAACAGTCGTTCTGTCCGCGTACAGTCCGCTCAGGCGTGAAGTTGCCAAGCAGGCTCTTGAGCGCTTGATCCATGACGGACGTATCCATCCGGCCCGCATTGAGGACATTGTCAGCAAGGTTGAGCAGGAAATGGACGTCAAGCTGCGCGAAATCGGTGAACAGGCCACTTTCGATGTAGGTGTCCATGGTATTCATCCCGAGATAGTAAAACTTCTCGGACAGCTGCAGTACAGGACCAGCTTTTCGCAGAACGTGCTGCAGCATTCACTGGAAGTCGCTTTCCTTTGCGGAATTATGGCCGCGGAGCTGGGTATGGATGAAAAGATCGCCAAGCGCGCCGGACTGTTGCACGATATCGGCAAGGCCGTAGACCATGAAGTCGAAGGTCCCCATGCCGTAATCGGTGCCGATCTGGCCAAGAAGCACGGCGAATCCAAGGAAATCATCCACGCTATTCAGGCCCACCACGAAGATGTTCCTCCCAAATCCGTTCTGGCAACACTTGTTCAGGCTGCCGACTCCCTTTCCGGAGCGCGTCCCGGTGCCAGAAAGGAACTGCTGGAGAACTACGTAAAGCGTCTTGAAGAGCTCGAAAACGTGGCTACCGGTTTTGACGGCGTTTCCAAGGCATACGCAATTCAGGCCGGTCGCGAAATCAGGGTCATGGTAGATGCGGACAGGGTTTCCGATGATAATACCCATATGCTCTGTAAGGACATCGCCACCAAGATTGAAAACAATATGACCTATCCCGGTCAGATCCGTGTAACCGTTATCCGCGAACGTCGTTCCGTCGGTTATGCAAAATAA